A section of the Anabaena cylindrica PCC 7122 genome encodes:
- a CDS encoding DUF2207 domain-containing protein, which yields MNNFLMRRIGFSLIAVLVTILITFTHAIAQELPFYWDYINVNIDVQTNGDMLITEEQKYVFKSDYSTQRYRYIRLDKVDEITDVTVEENNQIIPSETGIENNQFWISWQHQLEPPESHIFVIKYRVVGGLHINGDNTQVYWKAIFADREAPVQVSKVQVQLPEALSGKVLRFENFGTAAIARQVNPKTFEFVATQPIEPQENLEVQITFPSNILNITKPNWQQGNFWENWQIILAGLFVIVFFQK from the coding sequence TTCTTTAATAGCTGTATTAGTAACAATTCTGATTACATTTACCCATGCTATTGCCCAAGAATTACCGTTTTATTGGGACTATATTAACGTTAATATCGACGTGCAAACAAACGGAGATATGTTAATCACAGAAGAACAAAAATATGTATTCAAATCTGATTACTCAACTCAACGATATCGCTACATCCGCTTAGATAAAGTTGATGAAATTACAGATGTAACAGTTGAAGAAAATAATCAAATTATTCCTAGTGAAACAGGAATTGAAAATAATCAGTTTTGGATTAGTTGGCAACATCAATTAGAACCACCAGAATCACATATTTTTGTAATTAAATATCGTGTAGTTGGGGGACTGCATATTAATGGTGATAATACTCAAGTTTACTGGAAAGCAATTTTCGCAGATCGCGAAGCCCCAGTTCAAGTATCAAAAGTTCAGGTGCAATTACCGGAAGCTTTATCTGGTAAAGTCTTGAGATTTGAAAATTTTGGTACTGCGGCTATAGCCCGTCAAGTAAATCCGAAAACATTCGAGTTTGTTGCTACTCAGCCTATTGAACCACAAGAAAACTTAGAAGTTCAGATTACATTTCCTAGCAACATTCTCAATATCACTAAACCTAATTGGCAACAAGGTAACTTCTGGGAAAATTGGCAAATTATACTGGCTGGGTTGTTTGTAATAGTTTTTTTTCAAAAATAA
- the gap gene encoding type I glyceraldehyde-3-phosphate dehydrogenase — translation MTKLKVGINGFGRIGRLVLRAGLTNPNIEFVGINDLVPPDNLAYLLKYDSTHGKLKSKIEAKEDGIVIDGHFIPCMSVRNPAELPWGKLGADYVVESTGLFTDYAGAENHLKAGAKRVVISAPTKEPDKVKTLLMGVNHHLFDPAKDLIVSNASCTTNCLAPIAKVINDNFGLTEGLMTTVHATTATQPTVDGPSKKDWRGGRGAAQNIIPSATGAAKAVALVLPELKGKLTGMAFRVPTPDVSVVDLTFKTAKATSYKEICAVMKKAAEGTLTGVLGYTDEEVVSTDFQGDAHSSIFDAGAGIELNSNFFKVVSWYDNEWGYSNRVVDLMLSMAQKEGLI, via the coding sequence GTGACGAAGTTGAAAGTTGGTATTAATGGATTCGGTCGTATTGGCAGACTTGTGCTTCGTGCTGGTCTTACTAACCCCAACATTGAATTTGTGGGAATTAATGATTTAGTTCCACCTGATAATCTTGCTTATCTCTTAAAGTATGACTCTACACACGGTAAATTAAAGAGCAAGATAGAAGCAAAGGAAGATGGCATAGTTATTGATGGCCATTTTATCCCTTGTATGTCGGTGAGAAATCCGGCAGAATTACCTTGGGGTAAATTGGGCGCTGATTATGTTGTTGAATCTACAGGACTTTTCACCGACTATGCAGGGGCTGAAAATCACCTGAAAGCAGGTGCAAAACGAGTGGTGATTTCTGCACCTACCAAAGAACCAGACAAGGTAAAAACATTGTTGATGGGTGTAAATCATCATTTGTTTGACCCAGCAAAGGATTTAATTGTTTCCAATGCAAGTTGTACTACAAATTGTTTGGCTCCTATTGCTAAAGTTATTAATGACAACTTTGGTTTAACTGAAGGACTGATGACTACAGTCCACGCGACGACAGCCACTCAACCCACGGTAGATGGCCCCAGTAAAAAAGACTGGCGAGGTGGAAGAGGTGCGGCTCAAAATATTATTCCCTCCGCTACAGGGGCTGCTAAAGCGGTGGCTTTGGTTTTACCAGAGTTGAAGGGTAAGTTGACTGGTATGGCTTTCCGGGTTCCTACACCCGATGTCTCGGTGGTTGACTTGACTTTCAAAACTGCTAAAGCTACGAGTTACAAAGAAATCTGTGCGGTGATGAAGAAAGCTGCTGAAGGTACATTGACAGGTGTTTTGGGTTACACCGATGAAGAGGTGGTATCAACTGATTTTCAAGGTGATGCCCACTCTAGCATTTTTGATGCAGGTGCGGGAATTGAACTGAATTCCAATTTCTTTAAAGTTGTCTCCTGGTATGACAACGAGTGGGGTTATTCCAACCGTGTTGTTGATTTGATGTTGTCAATGGCACAGAAAGAAGGATTGATTTAG
- a CDS encoding tetratricopeptide repeat protein, which translates to MANYTGWVVCNSFFSKIILAINNRQCPKCKKFTLNWTYQEFIVTTIRGKQRVIRFIQECKNCSDHNKDEKAIPVTSKSSSVHEDGGNTPGELGDVKEAIKYYNQGNACAQSGDMKAAMEYYSQALSINPNFAEAYCNRGNARSKLGDMKGAMEDYNQALSINPNSVEAYLSRGFARLQSGDMNGGMEDYNQAISINPNLAEAYCNRGNARCEAGDVQGAIEDCNQALRINPKLAEAYCNRSNARCESGDVEGAIEDCNQALRINPKLAEAYLNRGNARRESGDIKRAIEDYNQGLRINPNLAQAYRNRGFARCESGDFKGAIEDFNQAIRINPNLAQAYQNRGFARCESGDFKGAIEDFNQALRINPNYAEAYYNRGLAHNYSGDRQAEIEDFNQALRINPNLAEAYLNRGVTRRESGDVKGAIEDYNQALHINPNLAEAYQNRGFARCKSGDFKGAIEDCNQVLRINPNFAEAYLNRGNARLESGDMKGAIEDCNQALRINPNLAIAYFNRGAARLQSRDKKGAIADLQKASKLFQQQGEIVQYQYILDLIQKINIDRK; encoded by the coding sequence TTGGCAAATTATACTGGCTGGGTTGTTTGTAATAGTTTTTTTTCAAAAATAATTTTAGCAATTAATAATCGCCAATGTCCTAAATGCAAAAAATTTACCCTCAACTGGACTTATCAAGAGTTTATTGTTACAACCATTAGAGGAAAACAAAGAGTTATCCGATTTATACAGGAATGTAAAAACTGTTCTGACCATAACAAGGACGAAAAAGCGATTCCAGTAACTAGTAAAAGTAGTAGTGTTCATGAGGATGGCGGTAATACACCCGGTGAATTAGGAGATGTGAAAGAGGCAATTAAATATTACAATCAAGGTAATGCCTGCGCTCAATCTGGTGATATGAAGGCGGCAATGGAATATTACAGTCAAGCCCTAAGTATTAATCCCAACTTTGCAGAAGCATACTGTAACCGAGGTAATGCCCGCAGTAAATTAGGAGATATGAAAGGAGCGATGGAAGATTATAATCAAGCTCTAAGTATTAATCCTAACTCTGTAGAAGCCTATTTGAGCCGAGGTTTTGCCCGTCTTCAATCGGGAGATATGAACGGGGGGATGGAAGATTACAACCAAGCTATAAGTATTAATCCCAACTTAGCAGAAGCATACTGTAACCGAGGTAATGCCCGTTGTGAAGCTGGAGATGTGCAAGGAGCAATTGAAGATTGCAACCAAGCCCTGCGTATTAATCCTAAATTGGCAGAAGCATACTGTAACCGAAGTAATGCCCGTTGTGAATCTGGAGATGTGGAAGGAGCAATTGAAGATTGCAACCAAGCCCTGCGTATTAATCCTAAATTGGCAGAAGCTTACCTTAACCGAGGTAATGCCCGACGTGAATCTGGAGATATAAAACGAGCAATTGAAGATTACAACCAAGGACTGCGTATTAATCCTAACCTTGCACAAGCCTACCGAAATCGAGGTTTTGCCCGTTGTGAATCGGGAGATTTTAAAGGGGCGATAGAAGATTTCAACCAAGCTATACGTATTAATCCTAACCTTGCACAAGCCTACCAAAATCGAGGTTTTGCCCGTTGTGAATCGGGAGATTTTAAAGGAGCAATTGAAGATTTCAACCAAGCCCTGCGTATTAATCCTAATTATGCAGAAGCTTACTATAACCGAGGTCTTGCCCACAATTATTCAGGAGATAGGCAAGCGGAGATAGAAGATTTCAACCAAGCCCTGCGTATTAATCCCAACTTGGCAGAAGCTTACCTTAACCGAGGTGTTACCCGTCGTGAATCTGGAGATGTGAAAGGGGCGATAGAAGATTACAACCAAGCTCTGCATATTAATCCTAACTTGGCAGAAGCCTACCAAAATCGAGGTTTTGCCCGTTGTAAATCTGGAGATTTTAAAGGGGCGATAGAAGATTGCAACCAAGTCCTGCGTATTAATCCCAACTTTGCAGAAGCTTACCTTAACCGAGGTAATGCCCGTCTTGAATCTGGAGATATGAAAGGAGCAATTGAAGATTGCAACCAAGCCCTGCGTATTAATCCTAACCTTGCAATAGCCTACTTCAACCGAGGTGCTGCCCGCCTTCAATCAAGAGATAAGAAAGGTGCAATTGCTGATTTGCAAAAAGCATCTAAACTATTTCAACAACAAGGGGAAATAGTCCAATATCAATATATTCTCGATTTAATTCAGAAGATAAACATTGATCGAAAATAG
- a CDS encoding type II toxin-antitoxin system RelE family toxin has translation MNLGIESNNQQLNRNKVALLDKAQISLDALQTKDQEKVIRVINYLENFPDCSMLKINRIKSVPNYFIARAGVKYRIIFKFQDVEVTIVDIVNHDRLERLYGSLEMDRI, from the coding sequence ATGAATTTAGGTATTGAATCTAATAACCAACAGTTAAACAGAAACAAAGTAGCTTTACTTGATAAAGCACAAATATCACTGGATGCTTTACAGACTAAAGATCAGGAAAAAGTTATTCGTGTCATTAATTACCTAGAAAATTTTCCTGATTGTTCAATGCTTAAAATTAATAGAATCAAATCTGTTCCTAATTATTTTATTGCGAGAGCAGGCGTAAAATATAGAATTATTTTTAAATTTCAAGATGTAGAAGTAACTATTGTCGATATAGTCAATCACGATCGTCTTGAGAGATTATATGGATCATTGGAAATGGATAGGATATGA
- a CDS encoding DUF1822 family protein, whose translation MNYPTEQQSISIPISAKLRDTALKFAQEQPNQEKAKLVYLNTLAVQVVNNYLQMLDISTAIEASHSWDCWGRMGGDVADLLLTGIGHLECRYIRTGEEVCYIPPEVSNDRFGYVIVEINQTCQEGKIIGFLPEVTTTEINLKQLQPLELLIEHYHQFSGVKLRQWLEGIYTSQWQSIEELALQKIPQLAFRSLKVRGFEIDTPKKVWQVVEQLYPQRSWEKILPSRLLPNSDVEVTDILVYLLQTTNDEEIRWTLAEVLWTIAPNHPVITARRIMDLGMQLAGNSVALMVAILPKIDKTFAVLLRVYPMGNRLYLPADLLLSGLYENGQPFLEVKAREQKDNYIQLKFCAELGEKFQIRVTLNNATITEKFVI comes from the coding sequence ATGAATTATCCTACTGAACAGCAAAGCATTTCTATTCCTATTTCCGCAAAGTTACGAGATACAGCCTTAAAATTTGCCCAAGAACAACCAAATCAAGAAAAAGCTAAACTCGTATATCTGAATACTTTAGCCGTACAAGTTGTAAATAATTATTTGCAAATGTTAGATATTTCTACTGCAATAGAAGCTAGTCATAGTTGGGATTGTTGGGGAAGAATGGGTGGAGATGTGGCGGATTTATTATTAACTGGAATCGGACATTTAGAATGTAGATATATCAGAACAGGAGAAGAAGTTTGTTATATTCCTCCTGAAGTCTCGAATGATCGTTTTGGTTATGTAATAGTAGAAATTAATCAAACTTGTCAAGAAGGTAAAATTATAGGGTTTTTGCCCGAAGTTACCACAACGGAAATTAACCTAAAACAGTTACAACCATTAGAACTTTTAATAGAACATTACCATCAATTTTCGGGTGTAAAATTAAGACAATGGTTAGAAGGAATATATACATCCCAATGGCAAAGCATTGAGGAATTAGCTTTACAAAAAATCCCACAATTAGCCTTTCGTTCTCTAAAAGTACGAGGATTTGAAATAGATACACCCAAAAAAGTTTGGCAAGTTGTTGAACAATTATATCCCCAGCGCAGTTGGGAGAAAATCTTGCCGTCAAGATTATTACCTAATTCAGATGTAGAAGTAACGGATATTCTTGTTTATCTTTTACAAACTACTAATGATGAAGAAATCCGTTGGACTCTAGCAGAAGTTTTATGGACAATAGCACCAAATCATCCTGTAATTACTGCTAGACGAATCATGGATTTAGGAATGCAGTTAGCCGGAAATTCTGTTGCTTTAATGGTGGCTATTTTACCAAAAATAGATAAAACATTTGCTGTGCTTTTGCGGGTATATCCAATGGGAAATCGACTTTATTTACCAGCAGATTTATTATTATCAGGATTGTATGAAAATGGACAACCATTTTTAGAAGTTAAAGCTAGAGAACAAAAAGATAATTACATCCAATTAAAATTTTGTGCTGAATTAGGTGAAAAATTCCAAATTCGGGTTACTCTAAATAATGCAACCATTACAGAAAAGTTTGTCATTTAA
- a CDS encoding transaldolase has product MPKNLLEQLRAVTVVVADTGDIQSIGKFKPQDATTNPSLITAAAQMPEYQEIVDQTLLKAKKDAGAGATQSEVVSLAFDRLAVSFGLKILQIIPGRVSTEVDARLSYDTEATLAKARDLIAQYKAAGISPNRVLIKIAATWEGIKAAEILEKEGIHCNLTLLFGVHQAIACAEAGITLISPFVGRILDWYKKDTGRDNYPAAEDPGVLSVTKIYNYYKKFGYKTEVMGASFRNIGEITELAGCDLLTISPGLLTELQNTVAELPRKLDPAKVSDLSLEKISVDKATFDKMHAADRMASDKLSEGIDGFTKALIALEQLLAERLARLESQKVTA; this is encoded by the coding sequence ATGCCTAAGAATTTACTGGAACAATTGCGGGCAGTAACCGTAGTAGTAGCCGATACAGGCGATATCCAATCTATTGGCAAGTTTAAGCCCCAAGATGCTACCACCAATCCCTCACTGATTACCGCTGCGGCACAAATGCCGGAATATCAGGAAATTGTTGATCAAACTTTACTCAAAGCTAAAAAAGATGCAGGTGCAGGTGCTACCCAATCAGAGGTAGTCTCTCTAGCTTTTGACCGTTTGGCGGTATCCTTTGGATTGAAGATTTTGCAAATTATCCCCGGTCGGGTTTCTACAGAGGTAGATGCTCGTTTATCCTATGATACAGAAGCTACTCTGGCTAAAGCACGGGATTTGATTGCTCAATATAAAGCTGCTGGTATTTCTCCCAATCGGGTTTTGATTAAAATTGCTGCTACTTGGGAAGGTATCAAGGCGGCGGAAATTTTGGAAAAAGAAGGTATTCACTGTAATCTGACTTTACTATTTGGTGTCCATCAAGCGATCGCTTGCGCGGAAGCTGGTATCACTCTTATTTCTCCTTTCGTTGGTCGCATTCTTGACTGGTACAAGAAAGATACCGGACGCGACAACTACCCCGCAGCAGAAGATCCAGGTGTATTGTCAGTCACCAAAATCTATAACTACTACAAGAAGTTTGGTTACAAAACTGAAGTTATGGGCGCAAGCTTCCGTAACATCGGCGAAATTACTGAACTTGCTGGTTGTGATTTGTTGACCATTTCTCCTGGTTTGTTAACAGAACTGCAAAACACTGTTGCAGAATTACCACGCAAACTTGACCCTGCGAAGGTATCAGATTTGTCTCTTGAAAAAATCTCCGTTGATAAAGCTACCTTCGACAAGATGCACGCCGCTGACCGGATGGCATCTGATAAACTTTCAGAAGGTATTGATGGCTTTACCAAAGCACTAATTGCTCTAGAACAACTACTAGCAGAGCGTTTGGCTCGTCTTGAAAGCCAAAAGGTAACAGCGTAA
- a CDS encoding ABC transporter substrate-binding protein — protein sequence MGKLVIFEIGEGSFEKGFPVKIRIAEDGKPHFAEIYGRFPADLEIPQTYYEWQSAYYKLPGNWLITVPQTQITNVSTTEVCDAAAQKLKSSFNAWLNQPSVRKLERQFLQKIGEWDNVRFILETQDSLLRRLPWHLWEIFHTSHIQPEVVISSEYKPSTMQLKIPVKILAILGNSQEIDIQKDLQALTAKLPGAIIEPLLQPSRQEIVKKLWNQSWDILFFAGHSCSQEGDSWGEIQINDNESLSLLDLRYSLGYAVKKGLKLAIFNSCDGLGLARNLADLKIPYIIVMREPVPDIVAQHFLEYFLTVFASGESLYTSVQQARVRLQEELENEYPCASWIPVIFQNPAAALLKYPQPRNFQKMVAKSVTVTMLFVIIGAVLWLSLQEIKLRNRFSYGEKILFSAVTNLNKEEAIKAFWWKNYNQAVNKLITYLQEYPNDPEALIYLENAKISYKEVIKIGVAVPIGSNPSVAQEILRGLAQAQQEINNDGGVNGKFLQIQIANDDNNPEIAKQVAKRFVENADILAVVGHNSSDASVPAADIYQAGKLVMISPTSSSTKLTDRQDRTHGNYIYRTVISFTTTAETVAEYAKNNKKNKIVICSDSKATDQSFEQAFVNMMDSKGLELINDINCDFAADNFRSEQIIQKAIDKKATAILLNPQVDRINPAIELAKSNQGKFLLLGNPSLETQETLAAGNAVNGMIMAVPWNINVADHQAFVQNANRLWGEKSLITWRTATAFDATKVVATAMQKKGSTRINIQQALSNNFSFLGATGTIRFLSWGDRTGDRIGKAVLVQIQPDPSTPTGYNFVPK from the coding sequence GTGGGTAAGCTGGTAATATTCGAAATTGGGGAAGGTAGCTTTGAAAAAGGGTTTCCTGTAAAAATTAGAATTGCTGAAGACGGTAAACCTCATTTTGCAGAAATTTATGGCAGGTTTCCAGCAGATTTGGAAATTCCTCAAACTTATTATGAATGGCAATCAGCTTATTATAAATTGCCTGGTAATTGGTTAATTACTGTTCCGCAAACGCAAATAACTAATGTATCTACTACAGAAGTTTGTGATGCTGCTGCTCAAAAATTGAAGTCTAGTTTTAATGCTTGGCTAAATCAACCATCTGTAAGAAAGTTAGAAAGGCAATTTTTACAAAAAATCGGTGAATGGGATAATGTCCGCTTTATTTTAGAAACACAAGATTCGCTATTAAGAAGACTTCCTTGGCATTTATGGGAGATCTTTCATACTAGTCATATTCAGCCAGAGGTTGTGATTAGTTCAGAGTATAAACCCTCAACAATGCAACTAAAAATTCCAGTTAAAATTCTAGCTATTTTAGGTAATAGTCAAGAAATTGATATTCAAAAAGATTTACAAGCATTGACAGCCAAATTGCCAGGTGCAATTATTGAACCTTTGCTGCAACCATCACGTCAAGAAATAGTCAAAAAATTATGGAATCAATCTTGGGATATTTTATTTTTTGCTGGACATAGTTGCAGTCAAGAAGGTGATAGTTGGGGAGAAATTCAAATTAATGACAATGAAAGTTTATCACTTTTAGATTTGCGTTATAGCCTGGGATATGCTGTTAAAAAAGGATTGAAATTAGCAATTTTTAATTCTTGTGATGGTTTAGGATTAGCACGCAATTTAGCAGATTTAAAAATTCCTTATATAATTGTGATGCGAGAACCTGTTCCTGATATTGTCGCTCAACATTTTCTAGAATATTTTCTCACAGTTTTTGCATCTGGTGAATCTTTATATACTTCTGTACAACAAGCGCGTGTACGTTTACAGGAAGAGTTAGAAAATGAATATCCTTGTGCTTCTTGGATACCTGTAATTTTTCAAAATCCAGCGGCAGCATTACTAAAATATCCCCAACCTCGTAATTTCCAAAAGATGGTTGCTAAGTCAGTTACAGTTACGATGTTATTTGTAATTATCGGTGCTGTTTTATGGTTGAGTTTACAGGAAATTAAATTGCGGAATCGGTTTAGTTATGGGGAGAAAATATTATTTAGTGCGGTGACTAATTTAAATAAAGAAGAAGCTATAAAAGCATTTTGGTGGAAAAATTACAATCAAGCAGTTAACAAACTTATTACTTATTTACAGGAATATCCGAATGATCCGGAGGCTTTGATATATTTAGAAAATGCAAAGATTAGTTATAAAGAAGTAATCAAAATTGGTGTAGCTGTTCCTATAGGTAGTAATCCTTCGGTAGCACAAGAAATACTGCGAGGATTAGCACAGGCGCAACAAGAGATAAATAATGATGGTGGGGTAAATGGTAAGTTTTTACAAATACAAATTGCTAATGATGATAATAACCCAGAAATAGCTAAACAAGTAGCAAAAAGATTTGTTGAAAATGCGGATATTTTAGCGGTAGTTGGTCATAATAGCAGTGATGCTAGTGTACCTGCTGCTGATATATACCAGGCTGGGAAATTGGTGATGATTTCGCCAACTAGTAGTTCTACAAAATTAACAGATCGTCAAGACCGGACTCATGGTAATTATATTTATAGAACTGTAATTAGTTTCACTACAACTGCTGAAACTGTGGCTGAATATGCCAAGAATAACAAAAAAAATAAGATTGTTATTTGCAGTGATTCTAAAGCTACAGACCAGTCTTTTGAGCAAGCTTTTGTTAATATGATGGATAGTAAAGGCTTAGAGTTAATTAATGATATTAATTGCGATTTTGCTGCTGATAATTTCCGCAGCGAGCAGATTATTCAAAAAGCAATTGATAAAAAAGCAACTGCTATCCTGTTGAATCCTCAAGTTGACAGAATTAATCCAGCTATTGAACTCGCTAAAAGTAATCAAGGGAAGTTTTTATTATTAGGAAATCCTAGTTTAGAAACTCAAGAAACTCTTGCTGCTGGGAATGCAGTTAATGGGATGATAATGGCAGTTCCTTGGAATATTAATGTTGCAGATCATCAGGCATTTGTTCAAAATGCTAATCGCCTTTGGGGTGAAAAAAGCTTAATTACTTGGCGTACAGCGACGGCTTTTGATGCTACTAAAGTAGTAGCTACTGCTATGCAAAAAAAAGGTAGTACGAGAATAAATATTCAACAAGCTTTAAGTAATAATTTTTCTTTTTTAGGTGCTACTGGGACAATTAGATTTTTATCATGGGGCGATCGCACAGGAGATAGAATCGGTAAAGCTGTTTTAGTCCAAATACAGCCAGATCCAAGTACACCCACTGGCTACAACTTTGTACCAAAATAG
- a CDS encoding sigma-70 family RNA polymerase sigma factor yields MQKKLYRKPGVFFCRNLCEATTAKESYNPEKSSVITWINNYLSYRLQDKRINYYEQKNKFNLLLEDNEQQIDPANLIPAPPEPRPILNEIQEWLKTNSLELQRIHIRDRPDVNCYVLIARRLPPETSWIDLSKEFGIPIATLSNFYQRQCFPRLLNFGKSQAYFDSEGYFDI; encoded by the coding sequence ATGCAGAAGAAGCTTTACAGGAAACCTGGTGTTTTTTTTTGCCGAAATCTTTGTGAAGCAACTACTGCAAAAGAATCCTATAATCCTGAGAAAAGTAGTGTTATCACTTGGATCAATAATTACTTAAGTTATCGTTTACAAGATAAAAGAATTAACTATTATGAACAAAAAAATAAATTCAATTTACTCCTAGAAGACAATGAACAACAAATAGATCCTGCAAATTTAATTCCTGCACCACCAGAACCAAGACCAATATTAAATGAAATTCAAGAATGGTTAAAAACAAATTCTCTAGAACTGCAACGTATTCATATCAGAGATCGTCCTGATGTTAATTGTTACGTTTTAATTGCCCGTCGTTTACCACCAGAAACATCTTGGATAGATTTATCTAAAGAGTTTGGTATACCTATAGCAACTCTGAGTAATTTCTATCAACGTCAATGTTTTCCCCGTCTTCTCAACTTTGGTAAATCCCAAGCTTATTTTGATAGCGAAGGTTACTTTGATATATAG
- the pyk gene encoding pyruvate kinase encodes MRRTKIICTVGPATSAPEKLEALVKAGMNVARLNFSHGAYEAHAQTFHHLRRISSDLQRPIAIMQDLCGPKIRLGKLPPEGLMLEAGSEVTFLLQDKGETIDELPLPLPTLFAMVRPGEPILINDGRVKLTVTSRDADKIRAHVNIGGLVSTHKGVNLPATPLPVSSITEKDLMDLRFGIQLGVDWVAVSFVRSPQDLEPAKRMIEAAGAKIRLIAKIERAEAVEQLDAILNAADAIMIARGDLGVEVPIHQVPLIQKDITRRCNQAGKPVITATQMLESMISAPDPTRAEATDVANSILDGTDAVMLSGETAVGEYPIEAVQMMHNIAVQTETALKAGSRHSWNHEAGCLSVTESVAQAVCRIAYETGSKAILCNTTSGNTARLISKYRPLTPIITLTSEAIAYRQLALSWGVEPLLIPPVHSAEEMFMKVVNSVVEGGFAEDGDKVVITSGIPVGQSGTTSLIKVHSIGQPITA; translated from the coding sequence ATGCGTCGAACTAAAATTATCTGTACTGTTGGCCCGGCTACTTCTGCACCTGAAAAGCTAGAAGCTTTGGTGAAGGCGGGAATGAATGTGGCACGGCTGAATTTTTCCCATGGTGCTTATGAGGCTCACGCCCAAACTTTTCACCATTTGCGGCGCATTAGTAGCGACTTACAAAGACCGATCGCTATTATGCAAGATTTATGTGGTCCGAAAATCCGTCTGGGTAAGTTACCACCGGAAGGACTGATGTTAGAAGCTGGTAGCGAAGTGACTTTTCTGTTGCAAGATAAGGGTGAAACTATTGATGAGTTACCCCTACCGCTACCGACTTTGTTCGCTATGGTGCGCCCTGGTGAACCCATTTTAATTAATGATGGTCGGGTGAAGTTGACTGTAACGAGTCGTGATGCTGATAAAATTCGCGCTCATGTCAATATTGGGGGTTTGGTTTCGACTCATAAAGGTGTGAATTTACCCGCCACGCCTTTACCTGTGAGTTCGATTACAGAAAAGGATTTGATGGATTTGCGGTTTGGGATTCAGTTGGGTGTAGACTGGGTTGCAGTTTCTTTTGTGCGATCGCCCCAAGACCTCGAACCTGCAAAAAGAATGATTGAAGCTGCTGGCGCAAAAATTCGCCTCATTGCCAAAATTGAACGCGCAGAAGCCGTAGAACAACTAGACGCTATCCTTAATGCTGCTGACGCAATTATGATCGCTCGTGGTGATTTGGGAGTAGAAGTACCTATTCATCAAGTCCCTCTTATTCAAAAAGACATTACTCGTCGCTGTAATCAAGCTGGTAAGCCGGTTATCACTGCTACTCAAATGCTGGAGTCGATGATTAGCGCCCCAGATCCCACCCGCGCAGAAGCTACGGACGTTGCTAACTCTATTTTAGATGGTACGGATGCCGTCATGCTTTCTGGTGAAACTGCTGTGGGAGAATACCCTATTGAGGCTGTGCAGATGATGCATAACATCGCTGTACAAACAGAAACGGCGCTTAAAGCTGGTAGTAGACATTCCTGGAATCATGAAGCTGGTTGTCTGAGTGTAACGGAATCAGTAGCACAAGCAGTTTGTCGGATTGCCTATGAAACTGGTTCTAAAGCAATTCTCTGTAACACCACTTCGGGGAATACAGCCAGACTAATTTCTAAATATCGTCCTTTGACTCCGATTATTACTCTTACCTCTGAGGCTATTGCTTACCGACAATTAGCACTATCTTGGGGTGTGGAACCTTTACTGATTCCACCTGTACATAGTGCGGAAGAAATGTTTATGAAAGTTGTCAACAGTGTTGTGGAAGGCGGTTTTGCCGAGGATGGTGATAAAGTGGTCATTACCTCTGGTATCCCAGTTGGTCAATCAGGAACAACTAGTTTAATTAAAGTGCATTCGATTGGACAGCCAATTACGGCATAA